A window from Kovacikia minuta CCNUW1 encodes these proteins:
- the uvrA gene encoding excinuclease ABC subunit UvrA produces the protein MPKRVNRSDSKSVTPDNGHAVTPAAALNTIRIRGARQHNLKDIDLELPRDRLIVFTGVSGSGKSSLAFDTIFAEGQRRYVESLSAYARQFLGQVDKPDVDAIEGLSPAISIDQKSTSHNPRSTVGTVTEIYDYLRLLYGRAGEPHCPICDRSISPQTVDQMVDRVMELPDRTRFQILAPVVRGKKGTHKKLISSLAAEGFVRVRIDGEVRELGDSIELDKNQSHTIEIVVDRLVKKAGIEERLTDSLMTCLKHSEGIAVIDLVQEEAEGRGQKAEGNVVELPAGRKRKAAEKGGDYQTSDPPPQPPTPAPLVFSENFACPEHGAVMEELSPRLFSFNSPYGACPNCHGLGSHRKFSPELVVPNPELPVYAAIAPWSDKDNTYYLSLLCSVANAFKFDIQTPWSQLTEAQRHILLHGSKDPIWIEVDSRYRQSKGYQRRYEGILPLLERQYQEASSEVYKQKLEQYLVDQPCEECQGKRLKPEALSVRLGQYRIHDLTEVSIRDCLPRVNGLELSSRQAQIADLVLREIRARLQFLLDVGLDYLTLDRMAMTLSGGEAQRIRLATQIGSGLTGVLYVLDEPSIGLHQRDNSRLLKTLNRLRNLGNTLIVVEHDEETIRAADYLVDIGPGAGVHGGEIVSQGNLDDLLNAPNSLTGAYLSARRVIHTPAERRPGNGRILKIRNAYRNNLKHIDVDIPLGKLVCVTGVSGSGKSTLINELLYPSLQHHFGSKVPQPKEMEPIGGLSALDKAIVIDQSPIGRTPRSNSATYTGTFDVIRDVFSETIEAKARGYKPGQFSFNVKGGRCEACGGQGVNVIEMNFLPDVYVQCEVCKGARYNRETLQVKFKGKSIADVLDMTVDEALEFFKNIPQAATRLQTLSDVGLGYIRLGQPAPTLSGGEAQRVKLATELSRRATGKTLYLIDEPTTGLSFYDVHKLLDVLQRLVDKGNTVLVIEHNLDVIRCSDWLIDLGPEGGDRGGEVIAIGTPEEVAENPQSYTGQYLKQVLQQYPPVPATA, from the coding sequence ATGCCTAAGCGTGTCAATCGTTCGGATAGCAAGTCTGTGACACCTGACAATGGTCATGCTGTGACACCCGCCGCAGCGCTGAATACGATTCGGATTCGGGGCGCACGGCAGCACAACTTGAAGGACATAGACCTGGAGTTACCCCGCGATCGACTGATTGTGTTCACGGGGGTTTCTGGTTCGGGCAAATCTTCCCTGGCATTCGATACCATCTTTGCGGAAGGGCAGCGGCGTTATGTGGAATCGCTCAGCGCTTACGCTCGACAGTTTTTGGGGCAGGTGGACAAACCCGATGTGGACGCGATCGAAGGCTTGAGTCCCGCCATCTCGATTGACCAAAAATCCACCTCCCATAACCCCCGTTCTACCGTCGGAACGGTGACTGAAATTTACGACTATTTGCGTCTGCTGTACGGACGGGCTGGCGAACCCCACTGCCCCATTTGCGATCGCTCCATCTCTCCCCAAACCGTTGATCAGATGGTAGATCGGGTGATGGAACTGCCCGATCGCACCCGCTTCCAAATTCTGGCTCCCGTGGTACGGGGCAAAAAAGGCACCCATAAAAAGCTGATCTCTAGCCTTGCCGCAGAAGGGTTTGTGCGGGTGCGGATCGATGGTGAAGTGCGGGAACTGGGCGATTCCATTGAACTGGATAAGAATCAAAGCCACACGATCGAAATCGTGGTCGATCGACTGGTCAAAAAGGCGGGAATTGAAGAACGCCTGACTGATTCGTTAATGACCTGCTTAAAGCATTCCGAGGGGATCGCGGTCATTGACTTGGTGCAGGAGGAGGCAGAGGGCAGAGGGCAGAAGGCAGAAGGTAACGTGGTGGAACTTCCCGCCGGGAGGAAACGGAAAGCGGCTGAAAAAGGTGGCGATTATCAAACCTCCGATCCACCCCCCCAGCCCCCAACCCCCGCTCCCCTCGTCTTTTCTGAAAACTTTGCCTGTCCCGAACATGGCGCAGTGATGGAGGAATTGTCCCCCCGTCTATTTTCCTTCAACTCGCCCTATGGGGCGTGCCCCAACTGTCATGGGCTGGGTAGCCACCGCAAGTTTTCGCCTGAGTTAGTGGTACCCAACCCAGAATTGCCCGTTTATGCGGCGATCGCGCCCTGGTCAGATAAGGACAATACCTACTACCTATCGCTTTTGTGTAGCGTTGCGAATGCATTTAAATTTGATATTCAAACGCCCTGGAGCCAGCTCACGGAGGCACAGCGGCACATTTTATTGCATGGTTCTAAAGATCCAATTTGGATCGAAGTAGACTCCCGCTACCGTCAAAGTAAGGGTTATCAGCGTCGCTACGAAGGGATTTTGCCCCTGCTGGAACGTCAATATCAAGAAGCCAGTTCGGAAGTTTACAAGCAAAAGCTGGAGCAATACCTGGTCGATCAGCCCTGTGAAGAATGCCAGGGGAAGCGGTTGAAACCGGAAGCCCTTTCCGTTCGGTTGGGGCAATACCGGATTCATGATTTAACGGAAGTTTCCATTCGGGATTGTTTACCCCGGGTGAATGGGCTGGAGTTGAGTTCCCGACAGGCACAGATTGCCGACCTGGTGTTGCGGGAAATTAGAGCCAGACTGCAATTTTTGCTGGATGTGGGACTGGATTACCTCACCCTCGATCGGATGGCAATGACCCTTTCCGGTGGTGAAGCCCAGCGAATTCGATTGGCAACCCAGATTGGCTCAGGTTTAACCGGCGTTCTCTACGTTCTAGATGAACCCAGCATCGGGCTGCACCAGCGCGACAACTCTCGTCTGCTCAAGACCCTGAACCGCCTCCGTAATCTCGGCAATACCCTGATTGTGGTGGAGCACGACGAGGAAACCATCCGGGCTGCCGATTACCTGGTGGATATTGGTCCCGGTGCGGGCGTTCACGGGGGAGAGATTGTTTCCCAGGGTAACCTGGATGATTTGTTGAATGCCCCCAATTCGCTGACAGGGGCATATTTATCGGCACGACGGGTGATTCATACCCCCGCAGAACGCAGACCCGGCAACGGTCGTATCCTCAAAATTCGGAATGCCTATCGCAACAACCTGAAGCACATTGATGTGGATATTCCCCTGGGCAAGCTGGTTTGTGTGACGGGTGTATCTGGCTCTGGCAAATCCACCCTGATTAATGAACTGCTTTATCCCTCGTTGCAACACCACTTTGGTAGCAAGGTGCCCCAACCCAAGGAGATGGAGCCGATCGGGGGGTTGAGTGCGTTGGACAAGGCGATCGTGATTGACCAGTCTCCGATTGGGCGCACCCCTCGCTCCAACTCTGCCACCTATACAGGCACATTTGACGTGATTCGGGATGTGTTTTCGGAGACGATCGAAGCAAAAGCCAGAGGTTACAAACCCGGACAGTTTTCCTTTAATGTCAAAGGCGGACGGTGTGAAGCCTGTGGTGGTCAGGGTGTGAATGTGATTGAAATGAACTTTCTGCCGGATGTATACGTGCAGTGTGAGGTCTGCAAGGGTGCCCGATACAATCGGGAGACGCTCCAGGTGAAGTTTAAGGGGAAATCCATTGCAGATGTGTTGGACATGACCGTGGATGAGGCGTTGGAATTTTTCAAGAACATTCCCCAGGCAGCGACACGCTTGCAAACTTTGTCGGATGTCGGGTTGGGCTATATTCGTTTGGGGCAACCTGCCCCCACCCTATCTGGAGGGGAAGCCCAACGGGTGAAGCTGGCAACGGAATTGTCCCGCCGGGCCACGGGTAAAACCCTCTACCTGATTGATGAACCCACCACCGGGCTGTCCTTCTACGATGTCCACAAGCTGCTGGACGTGTTGCAACGGTTGGTCGATAAGGGGAATACCGTACTGGTGATTGAACATAACCTGGATGTGATTCGCTGCTCTGATTGGTTAATTGATTTAGGACCAGAGGGCGGCGATCGGGGCGGCGAAGTGATCGCGATCGGCACCCCGGAAGAGGTCGCTGAAAATCCCCAATCCTATACGGGGCAGTACCTCAAACAGGTTTTGCAGCAGTATCCCCCTGTTCCGGCAACGGCATAG
- a CDS encoding 30S ribosomal protein S15 encodes MPLRRGLLRMIGLRKRLLAYIQKQSQERYRALITRLGIRG; translated from the coding sequence ATGCCTCTCCGTCGGGGTCTGCTTCGCATGATTGGGTTGCGGAAGCGGTTACTGGCGTACATTCAGAAGCAAAGTCAGGAGCGCTACCGGGCGTTGATCACCAGACTCGGAATTCGCGGGTAG
- a CDS encoding PAM68 family protein: MSSKSSKKSPNADKSSKEDGSSSERLPFEPTPNSKKTTRKHASTPGAKGKDGAASQSSGKTPGESGGASAKSGTIPPVVSNRMVRRVAFFSGIPAFLGMATLVISYIVISRHWLELPHVAVLLVNMGFFGLSVLGLSYGAISASWDEDRVGHWFGWGEFKTNFARLRESWRAAKQKPSS, encoded by the coding sequence ATGTCCTCAAAATCCTCCAAAAAGTCTCCGAATGCTGACAAATCCTCCAAGGAGGATGGGTCTAGTTCGGAGCGCTTGCCCTTTGAGCCAACCCCAAATTCCAAAAAAACGACCCGGAAGCATGCCTCGACCCCAGGGGCAAAGGGGAAGGATGGGGCTGCGAGTCAGTCATCTGGGAAAACACCGGGTGAATCCGGGGGGGCTTCAGCTAAATCCGGTACCATTCCACCCGTCGTCAGTAATCGGATGGTACGGCGGGTTGCATTTTTCAGCGGCATTCCCGCCTTTTTAGGAATGGCAACCCTGGTCATTAGCTACATCGTGATCAGCAGGCATTGGTTGGAGCTTCCGCATGTTGCCGTGCTTTTGGTCAACATGGGCTTTTTTGGACTGAGTGTTTTGGGGTTAAGCTACGGTGCAATCTCCGCCTCCTGGGACGAGGATCGGGTCGGTCACTGGTTTGGTTGGGGAGAATTCAAAACAAACTTTGCTCGGCTGAGAGAGTCCTGGCGTGCTGCGAAGCAGAAGCCAAGCTCTTAG
- a CDS encoding GGDEF domain-containing response regulator, with the protein MEASILLVGGDDFLSTLLNRIRNLVSCTVEVAPTPSEAVPLIQAQQPDLIILQGNLPGGLELCRQIKDQARLAWIYCIVLDSPVQMLERAWLDRNWEMDCRIEALENGADAYLWLPQNDPHGEILEKEILLQQDRLLRAQIVSGLQMVKNHRELMRTNDILSAIALSDPLTELNNRRALDWELPRQVANARARAEPLSLVMLDVDYFKAINDTYGHPVGDRALQLISSRLRHNLRFRDTLFRYGGEEFVIILSNTDQQEALLVARRLCRLISDQSFAIEENLDLNLTISAGTASLKHVDDSRGASLLQRADQNLLQAKAAGRNRVFSCLDTSPQPDAENVPAARENE; encoded by the coding sequence ATGGAAGCTTCGATTCTGTTAGTCGGAGGTGATGACTTCTTATCAACACTTCTGAATCGAATTCGTAACCTGGTTAGCTGTACGGTAGAGGTTGCCCCCACCCCTAGCGAAGCTGTGCCGTTAATTCAAGCGCAGCAGCCCGATCTCATTATCCTTCAAGGAAATTTACCTGGTGGACTGGAACTCTGCCGCCAGATTAAGGATCAGGCGAGACTCGCCTGGATTTATTGCATTGTGCTGGACTCTCCAGTTCAAATGCTAGAGCGTGCCTGGCTAGATCGGAATTGGGAAATGGACTGCCGCATTGAGGCCCTGGAAAATGGTGCAGATGCCTACCTGTGGCTACCTCAAAACGATCCCCACGGAGAAATTCTGGAGAAAGAAATTCTTCTGCAACAGGATCGTTTGTTGCGAGCGCAAATTGTATCGGGACTACAGATGGTCAAGAACCATCGGGAACTGATGCGCACCAATGATATTCTGTCGGCGATCGCCCTTTCTGACCCGCTGACAGAACTCAACAATCGCCGCGCTCTGGATTGGGAACTACCCCGGCAAGTGGCAAACGCCCGTGCCCGTGCCGAGCCGCTGAGCCTGGTGATGCTGGATGTGGACTACTTCAAAGCCATTAATGATACCTATGGGCATCCCGTGGGCGATCGTGCCCTTCAGCTCATTTCCAGCCGTCTGCGTCACAACCTCCGATTTCGAGACACTTTATTTCGTTACGGTGGGGAAGAATTTGTCATTATTTTGAGTAACACCGACCAGCAAGAAGCGTTGTTGGTCGCTCGCCGTCTTTGCCGTCTAATTAGCGATCAGTCCTTTGCTATTGAGGAAAATTTAGATCTGAATCTGACAATCAGCGCGGGAACAGCTTCCCTCAAGCATGTAGACGATTCCAGGGGAGCCAGTTTGTTGCAGCGAGCCGACCAGAACCTGCTGCAAGCCAAGGCTGCTGGACGAAATCGAGTCTTTAGTTGCCTGGACACTTCCCCTCAACCCGATGCTGAGAATGTCCCTGCGGCCAGGGAAAATGAGTGA
- a CDS encoding alpha-amylase family glycosyl hydrolase, which yields MASPIEFNLFAPYNKGAALIGSFSDWKEIPMKKGKDGYFRVTVDLEDGEYQYKFRVQSKSWFFEPDQWVDVTDPYATNVDGHSSEENGIVWIKDGERIVDTYVWQHDDKPLPSDHELVIYELHVADFTGGEDDPHARGQYKHVVERLDYLCDLGINAIELMPVKEYPGDYSWGYNPRHFFAAESSYGSTAGLKRLIDECHARGIRVIMDGIYNHSEASSPLTQIDHDYWYHHEPRDPDNNWGPEFNYEHYDENMETYPARRFIGDVVRYWIQEFHIDGIRYDAARQIANYDFMHWIVEEAKKTAGAKPFYNIAEHIPETTSITNVDGPMDGCWHDSFYHCVLEHIAGDTFDLERLKDVLDAKRQGFLGATNVVNYLTNHDHNHVMAELGDRGILGEAAFRRRKLGAVLVLTAMGVPMIWMGEEFGEYKYKTPDQAKIDWTLLDGDLNRNLFEFYKGLIRLRKENHALYTENIDFFHENPDTKVLAYTRWNDEGSRVVVVANFSDQFLAGYTIPNFPANGKWHEWTSDYDLESGNDELVIDLGEWEAKVFVWQ from the coding sequence ATGGCAAGTCCTATTGAATTCAATCTATTTGCTCCTTATAACAAAGGTGCAGCATTGATCGGCTCTTTCTCTGACTGGAAAGAGATCCCGATGAAGAAAGGAAAAGATGGGTATTTTCGGGTAACGGTTGATTTAGAGGACGGGGAATATCAGTACAAGTTTCGGGTACAGTCCAAAAGTTGGTTTTTTGAACCCGATCAGTGGGTGGATGTAACCGATCCTTATGCAACCAATGTGGACGGTCATAGCTCCGAGGAAAACGGCATTGTTTGGATTAAAGACGGTGAGCGAATTGTTGATACTTACGTGTGGCAGCACGATGACAAACCCCTTCCCTCCGATCACGAGTTAGTGATTTATGAGTTGCATGTGGCAGACTTTACCGGGGGTGAGGATGATCCGCACGCACGAGGACAATACAAGCATGTGGTTGAGCGGCTGGATTACCTCTGCGACCTGGGAATTAACGCGATCGAACTAATGCCTGTAAAAGAATATCCCGGTGACTACAGTTGGGGCTACAACCCCCGCCACTTCTTTGCTGCGGAGTCTAGCTACGGTTCCACAGCCGGGCTGAAGCGGTTGATTGATGAATGCCATGCGCGGGGCATTCGGGTCATCATGGATGGGATTTATAACCACTCTGAGGCTTCCTCTCCCCTGACTCAAATCGACCATGATTACTGGTATCACCACGAACCCCGCGATCCGGATAACAACTGGGGTCCAGAGTTCAACTACGAACACTACGACGAAAACATGGAAACCTATCCTGCTCGTCGCTTTATCGGTGATGTCGTGCGCTACTGGATTCAGGAATTCCACATCGACGGTATTCGCTACGATGCCGCACGGCAAATCGCCAACTACGACTTCATGCACTGGATTGTCGAAGAGGCGAAAAAAACCGCGGGTGCCAAGCCCTTTTACAACATTGCGGAGCACATCCCCGAAACCACCAGCATTACCAACGTCGATGGACCAATGGATGGCTGCTGGCACGACAGTTTCTATCACTGTGTGTTGGAGCACATCGCAGGCGACACTTTTGATTTGGAACGGTTGAAAGATGTGCTGGATGCTAAGAGGCAGGGCTTTTTGGGCGCAACCAATGTGGTCAACTACCTGACCAACCACGACCACAACCATGTCATGGCAGAGTTGGGCGATCGGGGCATCCTGGGTGAAGCCGCCTTCCGCCGCAGAAAGCTGGGAGCGGTGCTGGTTCTGACCGCAATGGGCGTACCCATGATTTGGATGGGCGAAGAATTTGGCGAATACAAATACAAAACTCCCGATCAAGCAAAAATAGACTGGACTTTGCTTGATGGCGACCTCAATCGCAATCTGTTTGAGTTCTATAAGGGACTGATTCGCCTGCGGAAAGAAAACCACGCCCTCTACACCGAGAATATCGACTTCTTCCACGAAAACCCCGACACCAAAGTGCTGGCATACACCCGCTGGAACGATGAGGGTTCCCGTGTCGTCGTCGTTGCCAACTTCTCCGATCAATTCCTGGCAGGCTACACCATCCCCAACTTCCCCGCCAACGGCAAGTGGCACGAATGGACGAGCGACTATGATCTGGAGTCCGGTAACGATGAACTCGTCATCGATCTGGGTGAGTGGGAAGCCAAGGTGTTTGTTTGGCAGTAA
- a CDS encoding NUDIX hydrolase has translation MNPSENSSDRPQVAIAILRYGSRFLLQLRDDIPGIFYPGQWALFGGHVEPGESTDDAMRRELLEEISYAPPVLKIFGCYADDRAIRHVYQGELEVDMDKLILKEGWDLDLWTPEEIRRGDRYSLRAQQVRPLGNLHQRILLDFLDT, from the coding sequence ATGAACCCCAGCGAGAATTCCAGCGATCGCCCCCAGGTAGCCATCGCCATCCTCCGGTACGGAAGTCGGTTTTTGCTCCAACTGCGAGATGACATTCCAGGGATTTTTTACCCTGGACAATGGGCTTTGTTTGGTGGACATGTTGAACCCGGTGAGAGCACAGATGATGCGATGCGACGGGAGTTACTAGAAGAAATCAGCTATGCGCCCCCCGTGTTAAAGATATTTGGTTGTTATGCCGACGATCGGGCAATTCGCCACGTTTACCAGGGAGAGCTAGAGGTGGACATGGACAAGCTGATCCTCAAGGAAGGATGGGATTTGGACCTTTGGACACCTGAAGAAATCCGCAGGGGCGATCGCTACTCGCTACGAGCGCAACAGGTTCGTCCTCTAGGCAACCTGCACCAGAGGATCTTGCTGGATTTTTTGGATACGTAG
- the dacB gene encoding D-alanyl-D-alanine carboxypeptidase/D-alanyl-D-alanine endopeptidase, with protein MNQESWFRSQNSKLSQPLALSAQPSTSTQNSKLKTQNLKLISQAQPIANPICPAQLGRAINRISDRVGGARWGILVQTLGNRANRKTLFSRNPTTLLIPASNNKLLTTAAVLTKLGAEYRIRTSVYGEGTDPSLATLRIVGRGDPSLTTAQLTSLTQQLRQKGIQQVTQLIGDDTYFRGAASNPDWDREDTLTGYGAPVNSLMLNQNGIGLTLFPQRVGQPLRVQWNDPTDREQWRLNNRSVTVSASSGEYVDAYRDANQRMIWVEGQLRAGSDPEPVAVSVPNPGNYLVAKFRTALETARVTVASSTVVKSTPTPPGLVELGAIDSPPLSQLLVETNRESNNIYAEALLKTLGRIQTPTNLNATGSGIAAVQTVLSSLGVNSTLYTMVDGSGLADRNRASTEALVQTLQAMAESPNAQVYRDSLAIAGINGTLNKRFRGTPVQGNLLGKTGTISGVVSLSGYLTPPNYPPLALSILVNHSSGSAATIRSAVDEIVLLLARLRSC; from the coding sequence ATGAACCAGGAGTCATGGTTTAGGAGCCAAAACTCAAAATTGTCTCAACCATTAGCTCTCAGCGCTCAACCTTCAACTTCAACTCAAAACTCAAAACTCAAAACTCAAAACTTAAAACTCATTTCGCAGGCGCAACCGATCGCCAACCCAATCTGTCCAGCCCAGTTGGGGAGAGCGATTAACCGCATCAGCGATCGGGTGGGGGGTGCCCGTTGGGGAATTTTGGTGCAAACGTTGGGGAATCGTGCGAATCGCAAAACCTTGTTTTCGCGTAACCCAACAACGCTTTTGATCCCAGCTTCCAACAACAAGCTATTGACCACTGCCGCTGTGCTAACAAAGCTGGGTGCCGAGTACCGCATTCGCACTTCGGTTTATGGTGAAGGCACCGATCCCTCCCTGGCAACGTTGAGAATTGTCGGTCGGGGTGATCCGAGTCTTACGACAGCTCAGCTAACAAGCCTGACCCAGCAGTTGCGCCAAAAAGGGATTCAGCAAGTGACGCAACTCATTGGAGATGACACCTATTTTCGAGGGGCTGCGAGCAATCCCGATTGGGATCGGGAGGATACGCTCACAGGGTATGGCGCGCCCGTCAACAGCTTGATGCTGAATCAAAACGGGATTGGACTGACGCTCTTTCCACAACGGGTCGGGCAGCCGTTACGCGTGCAGTGGAATGATCCAACCGATCGGGAACAGTGGCGTCTGAATAACCGTTCAGTCACCGTTTCGGCGAGTTCAGGGGAATATGTGGACGCGTACCGGGATGCGAATCAACGGATGATTTGGGTGGAGGGACAACTGCGGGCGGGTTCTGACCCGGAACCTGTTGCCGTATCGGTTCCCAATCCCGGCAATTATCTGGTGGCAAAGTTCCGCACTGCTCTGGAAACCGCCAGGGTTACGGTTGCCAGCAGTACGGTTGTAAAATCGACGCCAACGCCTCCGGGACTGGTGGAACTGGGGGCGATCGATTCTCCTCCCCTATCCCAACTGCTGGTTGAAACCAATCGGGAAAGCAACAATATCTACGCTGAAGCACTTCTGAAAACCCTGGGACGGATTCAAACTCCGACGAATCTGAATGCTACAGGCAGTGGCATTGCTGCGGTTCAAACCGTCCTTTCAAGCCTGGGGGTAAACTCCACGTTGTATACAATGGTTGATGGATCGGGCTTGGCGGATCGCAATCGAGCCAGCACAGAAGCCCTGGTGCAGACCCTCCAGGCAATGGCTGAAAGCCCCAATGCCCAGGTTTACCGGGACTCGCTGGCGATCGCGGGCATCAACGGCACCTTGAACAAGCGCTTTCGCGGGACTCCCGTGCAGGGAAACTTGCTGGGTAAAACGGGTACGATTTCAGGGGTTGTCTCCCTTTCTGGCTATCTCACTCCACCCAATTACCCACCGCTGGCCCTGAGTATCCTGGTCAATCACTCCAGCGGCTCTGCTGCAACCATTCGCAGTGCCGTCGATGAAATTGTCCTGCTGCTGGCTCGGTTGCGATCGTGTTAA
- the aroF gene encoding 3-deoxy-7-phosphoheptulonate synthase, translating into MLAAARSATGLGIITELMDAADLEPLAEIADVIQIGARNMQNFSLLKKVGAQDKPILLKRGMSATIEEWLMAAEYILAAGNPNVILCERGIRTFDNKYARNTLDLAAIPVLKSLTHLPIMIDPSHGTGRSEYVPAMAMAAIAAGADSLMIEVHPNPKKALSDGPQSLTPERFDSLMQEMAVIGKAMGRWTAEPVAV; encoded by the coding sequence TTGCTGGCAGCGGCACGGTCGGCAACGGGGTTGGGCATTATTACCGAATTAATGGATGCCGCCGACCTGGAACCCCTGGCGGAGATTGCGGATGTGATCCAGATTGGTGCCCGCAATATGCAAAATTTCTCCTTATTAAAAAAAGTGGGCGCTCAGGACAAGCCGATTCTATTGAAGCGGGGCATGTCTGCAACGATCGAAGAATGGCTGATGGCAGCCGAATATATCCTGGCTGCTGGAAATCCCAACGTCATTTTGTGTGAACGGGGGATTCGTACCTTCGATAACAAATATGCCCGCAATACCCTTGACCTGGCAGCAATTCCAGTGTTGAAATCGCTTACCCACCTGCCCATCATGATTGACCCCAGCCACGGGACTGGACGGTCGGAATATGTACCGGCGATGGCGATGGCAGCGATCGCTGCTGGGGCAGACTCTCTCATGATTGAAGTTCACCCCAATCCGAAGAAAGCCCTCTCCGACGGTCCCCAATCCCTGACGCCAGAGCGTTTCGATTCGCTGATGCAGGAAATGGCTGTGATTGGTAAAGCAATGGGACGCTGGACTGCGGAACCTGTTGCGGTGTAG
- a CDS encoding alpha-amylase family glycosyl hydrolase produces MEFKLFAPYNEAAALVGSFSDWQAVPMQKGEDGYFRVTLDLEDGIYQYKLRVQSRSWFLKPDEWVEINDPYMTEMDLASENGIVHVKAGQQIRDTYVWKHDDKPLPANAELVMYELHIADFVGGEAEEPDKFARAIEKLDYLVELGVNAIELMPITEYAGNYRWGYMVRYYFAPESSYGSPEDLKRLIDECHARGIRVVIDAIYNHTDDQSPLLLIDRDYWYYHDRHYPGDDANYWGPEFNYEVYDEKLDIRPAWKFIAEVTCYWIQEYHIDGIRYDAVRQLANYDFFRWLIQEANQVVGKKPFYHIAEHIPDTSDIVLPDGPFEGCWHESFHYLLRGALLAEPIEFRDLRTAIAAQQQGYPQTSSVINYVATHDQEHLLVELGDRGIFGQPALQRVKLAVTLQMTAPGIPLLWMGDEFGQNTHKTQTVSEPNPLDWSLLKQDWNRDLFQFYQHLIALRKQTPALLTENIEFFHENQESQVLVYTRWNDTGSRVVVIANLSDEPMPGYTLSNFPCNGIWHEWVKSTDVEIGSDRPTIGLDKWEAKALILREG; encoded by the coding sequence ATGGAATTCAAACTCTTTGCGCCTTACAACGAAGCTGCTGCGTTGGTTGGTTCCTTTTCTGATTGGCAAGCAGTTCCGATGCAGAAAGGGGAGGATGGTTACTTCCGGGTCACACTGGATCTGGAAGATGGAATTTATCAGTACAAGTTGCGGGTGCAGTCTAGAAGTTGGTTTCTAAAACCGGATGAGTGGGTTGAAATCAATGATCCCTACATGACCGAGATGGATCTTGCTTCTGAAAATGGGATCGTCCATGTCAAAGCAGGTCAGCAAATTCGAGATACCTATGTCTGGAAGCATGATGACAAGCCATTGCCTGCTAACGCTGAACTGGTTATGTATGAGTTGCATATTGCAGACTTTGTTGGCGGAGAGGCTGAAGAACCTGACAAATTTGCACGGGCTATTGAAAAACTAGACTACCTGGTGGAATTGGGTGTGAATGCGATCGAGTTGATGCCCATCACCGAATACGCCGGAAACTATCGTTGGGGCTATATGGTTCGCTATTACTTTGCCCCCGAATCCAGCTACGGTTCCCCCGAAGATTTGAAACGCTTGATTGATGAATGCCACGCCAGGGGAATTCGCGTTGTTATTGATGCGATCTACAACCATACCGATGATCAAAGTCCATTGCTTTTGATCGATCGGGATTACTGGTATTACCACGATCGCCACTACCCAGGAGACGACGCAAACTACTGGGGACCAGAGTTCAACTACGAAGTTTACGACGAAAAACTGGACATCCGACCTGCCTGGAAGTTCATTGCAGAGGTGACCTGCTATTGGATTCAGGAATATCACATTGACGGCATTCGATACGATGCAGTCCGGCAGTTGGCAAATTACGACTTTTTTCGCTGGCTGATTCAGGAGGCAAATCAGGTGGTAGGGAAGAAGCCCTTCTATCACATTGCTGAACACATTCCTGATACCAGCGATATTGTGCTTCCAGATGGTCCTTTTGAGGGTTGTTGGCATGAAAGCTTCCATTACCTGTTAAGAGGCGCTCTGTTGGCTGAGCCGATCGAATTCCGGGATCTCAGAACGGCGATCGCTGCCCAACAACAGGGTTATCCTCAAACAAGTAGTGTCATCAACTATGTGGCTACTCACGATCAGGAACATCTGCTGGTCGAGTTGGGCGATCGGGGCATTTTTGGTCAGCCTGCCCTTCAGCGGGTCAAGCTGGCAGTCACCCTGCAAATGACTGCCCCCGGCATCCCCCTACTTTGGATGGGCGACGAATTTGGCCAAAATACCCACAAAACCCAAACGGTTTCGGAACCCAACCCACTCGACTGGTCACTCCTAAAACAGGACTGGAATCGGGATTTGTTCCAGTTCTACCAACACCTGATCGCCCTCCGCAAACAGACCCCCGCCCTGCTGACAGAGAACATTGAGTTCTTCCACGAAAACCAGGAATCGCAGGTATTGGTCTATACCCGCTGGAACGATACAGGCTCCCGCGTTGTCGTAATTGCTAATCTATCGGATGAACCCATGCCCGGTTACACCCTTTCCAATTTTCCCTGCAACGGGATCTGGCACGAATGGGTGAAAAGTACCGATGTGGAGATTGGCAGCGATCGCCCAACAATCGGTCTGGACAAATGGGAAGCCAAGGCACTCATCCTGCGGGAAGGGTGA